Proteins encoded within one genomic window of Brienomyrus brachyistius isolate T26 chromosome 22, BBRACH_0.4, whole genome shotgun sequence:
- the LOC125717370 gene encoding G-protein coupled receptor family C group 5 member B-like, translated as MAFSNLLLFLLAELGFFVDKAAPAGCSSLMKPFPALCDLGIGWGVAILTAVGGTALVSLILAVLLTCRLLGVAESERRSRVTALLLMLTSIFGLCGLSLLHLIQDGWFACIAQHILLAVLFFPCLACLLTQGMRLYWLPKRYRSCSIRALGGLIVVLALGQVFAATQWVAVIAVYQDQLTCQSHTLHIVMPLIFVVVLLGAALSGVAWSCCRKQQHWKRGAVLLLATALMSALLWATRITFYMHANAAFALPSKWDSFEQAIVLLVQVWLLLFLHAIPEAHAWLNQPPEPMLLERINALWAPTQLSFSGDTSLSSLESEEPEDSVSFSSTRLIILDEEPVTSADPPYTSV; from the exons ATGGCTTTCTCAAACCTTCTCCTGTTCCTTTTGGCTGAATTAGGCTTCTTTGTGGATAAAGCTGCTcctgcaggctgcagctcccTCATGAAGCCCTTTCCAGCCCTTTGTGATTTGGGCATTGGGTGGGGCGTGGCGATACTAACGGCAGTGGGAGGGACAGCCCTGGTCTCGCTAATCCTGGCCGTGCTGCTGACCTGCCGCTTGTTGGGGGTTGCAGAGAGTGAAAGGCGTAGCAGGGTCACAGCACTGCTCCTGATGTTGACCTCCATCTTCGGGCTCTGTGGCCTCAGCCTTCTACACCTCATTCAGGATGGCTGGTTTGCTTGCATCGCCCAGCATATCCTCTTGGcagtgctgtttttcccatgccTTGCATGTCTGCtgacacagggcatgaggctgtACTGGCTGCCAAAGCGTTATCGCAGCTGTAGTATCCGAGCCCTGGGGGGACTGATTGTGGTCTTGGCCCTGGGGCAAGTATTTGCAGCTACCCAATGGGTGGCTGTAATTGCTGTGTACCAGGACCAGCTGACCTGTCAGTCCCACACGCTGCACATCGTCATGCCCCTCATCTTTGTGGTGGTCCTGCTCGGTGCGGCACTTTCAGGCGTGGCATGGAGttgctgcaggaagcagcagcaCTGGAAACGTGGGGCTGTGCTGCTGCTTGCCACAGCACTCATGTCTGCCCTGCTGTGGGCCACCAGGATCACCTTCTATATGCATGCAAATGCAGCGTTTGCTCTACCCTCCAAGTGGGACAGTTTTGAGCAAGCAATAGTGCTCCTGGTGCAGGTGTGGCTGCTGTTATTCCTCCATGCCATCCCTGAGGCCCATGCCTGGCTGAACCAGCCCCCTGAGCCCATGCTGCTGGAAAGAATCAACGCCTTGTGGGCCCCGACACAGCTGAGCTTTAGTGGGGACACTTCCCTGTCCTCCTTGGAGTCTGAGGAGCCCGAAGACTCAGTGTCCTTCAGCAGCACCAGGCTCATAATCCTAGATGAGGAACCA GTGACCTCCGCCGACCCCCCCTATACATCAGTGTAG